The sequence GGGACGCCGGAACCCTTGGCAAGCGCAGCGGCCTTCTTTAGAAGACTCGAAGCCGGCGGGGTCTTGCAGATGTACGTGAAGCTGCGGTCCTGGAAGACCGTGATCTCCACGGGGATGATGTCGCCCATCTGCTGCACCGTCTTCTCGTTGAAGGACTTGCAGAACTCCATGATATTGACGCCGTGCTGACCCAGCGCCGGACCCACAGGCGGCGCAGGATTAGCCTTCCCGGCCGGGCAATGCAGCTTGATGACGGCGAGAACCTTCTTTGCCATGCTCAATACCCCTTAGACTGCGGCCCGATTGGAGCCGCCCCGACTGGTCCAGCATCTGCCTGACCAGGCATCATTGTCGATATCCCAAGCTCGCGGCCAGATCTACCGACGGCACACCAGCTTCGACGACCAGCCACTACAGCTTCTCAATCTGCGTAAAGTCGACCTCTACCGGAGTCTCACGCCCGAAGATCGAGATCAGAACCTTCACCGTTTCCCGCTCGGGATTCACGTCCACGACTTTCCCACTGAACTCGTTGAAAGGGCCCTCGGTGATGCGCACTGCCTGCCCCGACGTCCAGATCGTCTTGGGCTTTTGGGCCTCTTCACCGACGGTCCGCAGCAACGCTGCGACTTCGGAGTCCTTCAGTGGAACCGGAGTATCCGCGGAGCCCACAAAGTGCGTGACCCCAGCGGTGCGCTGGATCAGGTGGCGCATCGGGTCCGTTAGGTGCATCTGCACCAACACATAGCCCGGGTACACCTTACGCTTGACCTCCCGGCGCTTACCCGCAGAAGACCGGATCTCGGTCTCCGTCGGGACCAGAATGCGCCCCAACAGGTGGCCCATATCCTCCGCTTCCACCATCTTCTCGATTGTGGCTTTGACCCGGTTCTCCTTGCCGGTCAAAGTATGGACCACGTACCACTGCATGAAAGGGGCTCTCCTTCGTGCGCACCGTGACGCCCACTCAACCTAATGCGCCAGACCAAGCAACCTCATGACCTGCATACAGACGACATCCAAGATGGCGACCCAGGCAGAAACGACGGCGACTGCCAAGACGACGACGACGGTGAAGGAATAGGTCTCCTCATGGCTGGGCCAAACCACCCGTTGGAGCTCTGCACGCACGTCTTTCAGGAACCGCCATAAGTTGACGAAGGGCCGAGCCAGTCGTGAGAGGAAGCCCGCCCCCTGCGCTTTTGCCGTGGCCATATGTGAGGACCTCGCCTGAGCCGTCCGAAAGGTGCACCCCAAGTAAGTTGTTGTGAACTGGCCGCGTTTCCCTCGGGAAACCGCCACCACCGCGTGCACGCACTTTTTGTTGAGAGATGGCAGGGGCGGCCGGACTTGAACCGACAACCTACGGTTTTGGAGACCGCCGCTCTACCAATTGAGCTACGCCCCTGCAGATCCGGCACTTCGCGCGACTACTTGCGCAGACGCTGCTCGGTGTGCTCGGTGTGCTCGTTACACTTCCGGCAATGCTTCTTCAGAGACAGGCGATCCGAGACATTCTGCCGGTTCTTCGTCGTCAAGTAATTCTGGCTCTTGCACTTCGTACACTGCAAAATGAACTTTGTCTGTGGCACAGTCAGCACCTACCCGCACAAGCTGCCGGAAACGCCCTGGATGGTTTTCTGTTGGAGACGGGGCGCAGCAAACCGCGCCCCGGTTTCAATCTTCCGCTACTACTCAAGGATCTTGGTGACGACGCCGGCGCCCACGGTATGCCCGCCTTCGCGGATCGCAAACCGAAGACCCTCTTCCATGGCGATCGGAACAATCAGCTCCCCGCCGATCCGCACGTTGT is a genomic window of Armatimonadia bacterium containing:
- the secE gene encoding preprotein translocase subunit SecE, which produces MATAKAQGAGFLSRLARPFVNLWRFLKDVRAELQRVVWPSHEETYSFTVVVVLAVAVVSAWVAILDVVCMQVMRLLGLAH
- the nusG gene encoding transcription termination/antitermination protein NusG, which produces MQWYVVHTLTGKENRVKATIEKMVEAEDMGHLLGRILVPTETEIRSSAGKRREVKRKVYPGYVLVQMHLTDPMRHLIQRTAGVTHFVGSADTPVPLKDSEVAALLRTVGEEAQKPKTIWTSGQAVRITEGPFNEFSGKVVDVNPERETVKVLISIFGRETPVEVDFTQIEKL
- the rpmG gene encoding 50S ribosomal protein L33; its protein translation is MLTVPQTKFILQCTKCKSQNYLTTKNRQNVSDRLSLKKHCRKCNEHTEHTEQRLRK
- the rplK gene encoding 50S ribosomal protein L11, whose product is MAKKVLAVIKLHCPAGKANPAPPVGPALGQHGVNIMEFCKSFNEKTVQQMGDIIPVEITVFQDRSFTYICKTPPASSLLKKAAALAKGSGVPNKEKVAQLTTSQVREIAVKKMPDLNARDVEAAMLIISGTARSMGIEVISD